The DNA region GCACCGACGGGCACCTCGCCCTCCGCATCGCGCGCGTGTTCCGCCAGCTGAAGCGCACGGGCCATCCACGCGCGATCGGCGTCGGTAAAGCGGTCGTCGCTGGAAACCGGAGGTGCGGACAAGAGCGGTCTTCCGTCAGGCAGGCCGGGGATTCTACGTCGTTTCGTCAGCGACGGAAGCAGCCGAGGGCGTGGTCGTCGACGATACCCACGGCCTGCATCCAGGCATAGGTGATGGTCGGACCGACGAACTTGAAGCCGCGCTTCCTGAGGTCTTTCGAGATGGTGACCGACAAAGGCGTCTGCGTAGGCGCCGTACGGCCGTCGCCACGAATCACCTTGCCGTCGGTGAACGACCAGCAGTAGCTGTCGAAGTCTTCGCCGCGGGCGTGCATGTCTTCATAAATGCGCGCCCCGTTGATGGTCGCCTCGATCTTGGCGCGCGAGCGGATGATGCCGGCATCGTCCAGCAGGCGCACGATGTCCTTCTCACCGAAGCGGGCAACCTTGACCGGATCGAACCCCTTGAACGCTTTGCGGAAGTTTTCGCGTTTGCGCAGGATGGTGATCCACGAGAGCCCAGCCTGAAAACCTTCCAGCATCAGCTGCTCCCAGAGCATTCGCGAATCGTGCAGAGGCTCGCCCCACTCCGTGTCGTGGTACTCGGTGTAGAGCGGGTCGGATCCGGCCCAGGCACAGCGTGTGGGTTCTATGGTGGGCATGAGAGGCGATCCGTCGGTGCCGGAGATCAGGACGTAGGGGCGGCAACAGTTCGTACATCTTAGCGCCCGGCACTTGTCCGACAAGCCATCCGGGCCGCGACACGTCTGAAAATGCCGGGCTGACCCAGCGACCGCGACAGAACGATCGCCCCCTGAATGCCAGCGACCGCATCTTCCGCCATCTCGCGCGCCATGACCCGGGGCTGTCCCAGCCGACCAAGGCATTCGCTCAGAGCATCGATCCAACAGACAAAATAGTTCTTCACCGCCATCGCGAAGCGGTCGCGTGTCTCATCCAGGGCGAATGCCCCGACCAGACACACGCGTCGTCCTGAATCGAAATAGGTATCCACGGCTTTCCACATCCCTTCGATCGCCACATCAGGCTCGGCGTCACGCAACGGCTTGAAGATGTGTTCATTGAACCAGGCATCGATATCCGCAAGAACGGCCGCCGCCATCTCTTCCTTCCCACCGGGAAAAAAGTGATAGAGGCTTCCTTTGCCCAGCCCGGTACGCTCGGTGATACGGCTCATCGTCGCCCCGTCGTAGCCGAGTTCCCGAAACGCCTCGGCCAGCAGCGGGATGATCTCCGCACGCTCGTAGACCTCGCGAGCCATCGCGCTCAAAGTCCCAGATCGGAGAGTCCCGGATGATCGTCCGGACGACGCCCCTGCGGCCAGTGGAACTTGCGATCGGACTCGGCGACAGGCAGATCGTTGATGCAGGCGTAACGGCGCTCCATCTCGCCCTCCGCGCTGAATTCCCAGTTCTCGTTGCCGTATGAGCGGTACCACTGACCGCTGTCGTCGTGCCATTCATAGGCGAAACGGACGGCGATACGGTTGCCGTCGAAGGCCCAGAGCTCCTTGATCAGACGGTAGTCGTGCTCCTTCTCCCATTTGCGGGTGAGGAAGGCGACGATCGCCTCGCGGCCATGGACGAACTCGGCGCGGTTACGCCACTGGCTGTCGCGGGTGTATGCCAGCGCGACCTTCGCCGGGTCGCGGCTGTTCCAGCCGTCTTCGGCCATGCGGACCTTCTGAACGGCGGTAGCGTGCGTGAAGGGAGGGAACGGAGCGGCCACGATCGGATTCCTGTGTCGATGGAGGTCGCAGTGTACCGATTGGTACAGAGATTCGCCTGAACGAAAATGCCGCAGGGGTCGACCCTGCGGCACGTCGGACCGGCGCTGCTTGCCAGCGATAACTCAGCGGTAAGCGCCACCCTCATCCCGCCGCCACGCGGCCTGCGGTTCGACCAGCCCTTCGACGTCGAAGAGGTGGCGATGCCGCGACGGCTGCGAACGCAGGTACTGCTTGGGCGGATGGACCGTGCCGCCCAGTTCGGCGGCGGCATGCCAGGGCCAGCGCGGGTCGTAGAGAATCGTTCGCGCCAGGGCGATCAGGTCGGCCTCGCCCGTGGCCACGATGGCTTCCGCCTGCTCGGGGCTGGTGATCAGACCGACAGCCACGACCGGCATGTCGACCGCTTCCTTCACACCGCGCGCGAACGGCACCTGATAGCTCGGTCCGACCGGGATCTTCTGGTGTTCGTCGAGGCCGCCGGTGGAAACGTGGATGGCATCGCAGCCACGCGCCTCCAGCGCCTTGGCGAAGGCGATGGTCTGCTCGAGGTCCCAACCGCCGTCCACCCAGTCGGTCGCGGAAACACGCATGGTCACGGGGCGATCGACGGGGAACGCGGCGCGCACGGCGTCGAAGACTTCCAGCGGGAAACGCATGCGGTTCTCAAGCGAACCGCCGTATTCGTCACTGCGCTGGTTCGACAGCGGCGAGAGGAACTGGTGCAACAGGTAGCCATGGGCCCCGTGCAGCTGCACGAACGCCAGGCCCAGGCGCGCCGCACGCACGGCGGCCGCGGCGAACGCGCCGCGCACCCTCGCGAGGCCGGCCTTGTCGAGCTCGGTCGGAGCTACATCGCCCGCGTGGAAGGGAATCGGCGAAGCACCTACCGTCTGCCATCCGTGTACGTCATCCGGCGCCAGCTGATGACCACCGGCCCAGGGTGTCTCGGTGGACGCCTTACGTCCGGCGTGGCCGAGCTGGATACCGATCGGCATATCGGACCAGTGGCGCACACTCTCCAGCACCTTGCCCATGGCCGCCTCGGTGGCGTCGTCGTACAGGCCGACGTCGCCCCACGTGATGCGACCTTCCGGCTCGACGGCCGTCGCCTCGATGGTCAGCAAACCCGCACCGGACAAGGCCAGCTGCCCCAGGTGAATCTGGTGCCAGTCGGTCATGCGGCCATCGTTGTCGGCCGAGTACTGGCACATGGGAGCGATCACGATCCGGTTAGCCAGTTCGAGGTTACGTACGCGGAAGGGTTTGAAAAGCGCGGGCTGCGCCATGAGTGGCTCCGGAAAAAGGGTCGGGATGGCTCCCGACATGGTGATCAGCAGGGGAATCGGCAAGCACGCGAGCGAATGAGAGTCATGCGGCACATTCAGTCGCTCAGTTCATCAATATAGTTCGATCGGCAGGCCACATGGCTTGGATGATCGTGAGCTGCCGTGGTCAGGACGTAATATGAAAGCTGGTTGCCCGGGCCACAAGGCGTCCTGCGGACCGACACCCGTTCCTTGAATTCACGAATAGAGGTTTCTTCATGGATAACCGCGCCGGTGAAATGGAAGCGTTCATGCGCGTCGTGCAGGCCGGCAGTTTCGCCGGCGCCGCCCGCGCCGCAGGCCTCTCACCGTCGGCGATCAGCAAGCTGGTCGCACGTCTCGAGGCGCGTCTGGGCACCCGCCTGATCGTACGCACCACCCGCACGCTGCAGCTCACGCCTGAAGGCGAGGTCTATCACGCGCGCGCCTTGCGCGTGCTGGCCGATATCGATGAAGCGGAGCGCCTGGTCGCCCATGGCGCCCGGTCGACGCCCTCCGGGCGGCTCAGAGTCAGTGCCTCGGTGTCGTTCGGCGTGCGCAAGGTGGTGCCACTGGTGCCCGACTTTCTCGCCCTGTACCCGCGCGTCGAACTGGACCTGTCGCTGAGCGACAGCATCGTGGACCTGGTGGACGATCGTGCCGACGTCGCCATCCGCGTCGGCACCCTGCCCGACTCCGGCCTCAAGGCCCGCAAGATCGGCGAGGCCGGGTTCGTCGTCTTCGCTTCCCCGGCCTATCTGAAAAGCCATGGCGTACCCACCACGCCGGACGACCTGGCCTCACATAACTGCCTGGCCTTCAACCTCGGTCCGGCGTTTACCTCGTGGCCCTTCCTGGACCCCGCTACGGGACAGGTACGTCAGGTGCCCATCGGCGGCAATTTTCGCGCGAACAACGGGGAGACGATGCGGCGCATGGCGATGGAAGGCGTGGGCATCGCCCGCCTGTCGAGTTACCACGTCGAGCGCGACATCGCCGAAGGGCGGCTGATATCGATCCTCGACGCGTTCGCTACGGGCGAACGCCAGGCCACGCACGCCGTATTCGTGGGACATCCGCACCTGGCATCGCGCATCCGGGCCTTCGTGGATTTCCTGGTCGAGCGGGTTCCGATGGGCGAACAGGCCGCCTGAGCGATCGAAGCGGATACGTCACGGGCATCGCCTATCGCACCGACGCGCTTCTACGCGTCTCTGAATTGCGTCGGCGGCATGCCCACATGACGCGCGAAGGCGACGCTGAACGCGCTCGCCGAGCTATAGCCGACACGCCCGGCGACGGTAGCCACGCCCATGTCTTTCCCACGCAGCAGCCGCCTGGCCAGAGCCATACGCCACGACAGCAGGTATTCCATGGGAGCCACACCCACGGCGCGGCTGAAGCGCTCGAAAAACACCGAGCGAGACAGCGCCGCGATCTTCGCAAGTTCCACGACGGTCCAGGGCTTCTCCGGACTTGCGTGCATCTGCCGGAGCGCGAGGGCCAGGCGTGCATCGGTCAGTCCCCGTACCAACCCGGGCGACGCCGCCGTACCGGTCGATCGCAATGCCTCGATGAAAAGCAGTTCCAGCAAATGAGCGAGTACGACATCACGCGCCGGCCGTTGCGCGCGCGATTCATCGCGCAGGAGTTCGACCAGCGTAGCGAGGCGACGCTCGCCACGCACCAGCACGATCCGGGGAAGCAGCGAGACGAGCAGATCGGCGTCCGGCGAGCCGAACGCACAGTGACCGATCAGGTATTCCACATCCGCCGGCGCGTCGATGGTTCCGAGACGGAACCGGCCATCGGGCATGGCCGCGGGCAAGCTATCCGGCGCGTCGTCCGGCACTTCCACCAGGCCCGACATGGTGAAGTCGAGGGCTTCGGGAATCAGGATGAAGTCGCCTGCCTCGAGCGTGATCGGCGCCTCTCCGTTCGTCTGCATCCGGCTGGACCCATCGAGGATGACGCAATAAAACGGCTGCCCCGCTTCTTTCCGGCGAACGCGCCAGGGCCCCGCCGCGCTGACTGCCTTCGAAAACGTCGGCTTCGGCTGTAGCAAGGTGACGACATCGGCGAGCGGATCGACCACGACCGGACTCCTACGAACGATAATGGGACGAATGATTGTAGCAAGTCCGGATGCCGGGCCGTATCGTGACTCTCCTGCACACCCACCCAGGAGATCCCATGAAAACCGTCCTGATCACCGGCTGCTCGTCCGGCTTCGGCCTCGAGATCGCCCGCTACTTCCTCGACCGCGACTGGCATGTCGTCGCCACCATGCGCACGCCACGCGAAGACGTCCTGCCCCGCTCCGACCGCCTGCGAGTAATCGCACTCGACGTCACCGATCCGGCCAGCATCCGCCGGGCCCTGGCGGGCGCCGGCCCGATCGACGTTCTGGTCAACAATGCGGGGATCGGCATGCTGAACGCGCTGGAGGGCACGCCAATGGACGTCGCCCGCGACGTCTTCGAGACCAATACGCTCGGCACCATCGCCGTGACGCAGGCTTTCGTTCCGCAGATGCGCGAGCGCAAGGACGGCGTGATCGTCAATGTGACCTCGACCGTGACGCTCCGCCCCCTGCATCTGCTGTCCGTCTATACGGCGAGCAAGGCCGCGGTGAATGCCTTCTCCGATTCGCTGGCGCTCGAACTGGAGCAGTTCAACGTACGTGTTCGTGTCGTGCTGCCGGGCCGCGCGCCTGACACGCGGTTCGGCGAGAACGCCCAGCCACGCATGGCGGCGGGTTTTCCCGAGCCGTACGCGGAACTGGCGAAGAACGTATTCGCCAGCTGGCAAGGCAATCATCCCATCACGCGGTCGGTGCAGGTCGCCGAGGCGGTATGGCTTGCGGCGAACGATGCGGGAAGTCCGTCACATATTCCTGCTGGCGATGATGCGGTGGCGCTGGCTGCAACTGACTGATCCGAGGTTCGCGACCACAGTTATCTGATATACGAATATTCGCCATTTATTTGAATTAAAGATAAATTGTATTTATTCGGATATCAGGCCAGTCGCGCGTGTCCCATCTGGAACAGCACGCCGACCAACTCAGCGTGGCTCAGCTGCTGGCATGTTCCACCGCGTCTCCCGCCGGGAATGCGCCTGCGGTGATCTGACCGAAGGTGAAGCATCACGCCTGCAGCTCAGGTGTCGCAAGCGCCGCCCGGCTTGGATCATTCTTCGGGATCGGCTAGTCGAGCGAAGCGTCGATGCGCAGGATCAGTCCCCGGGCGTCGACCGAAATCTCCAACAGGCCGGTCTCGCGACCAAAATCCCCGGTGAAATCGACCCGCACGCGCGCCCGGTTGTCGTCGAGGAACTTGATCGACA from Luteibacter mycovicinus includes:
- a CDS encoding DNA-3-methyladenine glycosylase I, with the protein product MPTIEPTRCAWAGSDPLYTEYHDTEWGEPLHDSRMLWEQLMLEGFQAGLSWITILRKRENFRKAFKGFDPVKVARFGEKDIVRLLDDAGIIRSRAKIEATINGARIYEDMHARGEDFDSYCWSFTDGKVIRGDGRTAPTQTPLSVTISKDLRKRGFKFVGPTITYAWMQAVGIVDDHALGCFRR
- a CDS encoding TetR/AcrR family transcriptional regulator encodes the protein MAREVYERAEIIPLLAEAFRELGYDGATMSRITERTGLGKGSLYHFFPGGKEEMAAAVLADIDAWFNEHIFKPLRDAEPDVAIEGMWKAVDTYFDSGRRVCLVGAFALDETRDRFAMAVKNYFVCWIDALSECLGRLGQPRVMAREMAEDAVAGIQGAIVLSRSLGQPGIFRRVAARMACRTSAGR
- a CDS encoding nuclear transport factor 2 family protein translates to MAAPFPPFTHATAVQKVRMAEDGWNSRDPAKVALAYTRDSQWRNRAEFVHGREAIVAFLTRKWEKEHDYRLIKELWAFDGNRIAVRFAYEWHDDSGQWYRSYGNENWEFSAEGEMERRYACINDLPVAESDRKFHWPQGRRPDDHPGLSDLGL
- a CDS encoding NADH:flavin oxidoreductase/NADH oxidase, producing the protein MAQPALFKPFRVRNLELANRIVIAPMCQYSADNDGRMTDWHQIHLGQLALSGAGLLTIEATAVEPEGRITWGDVGLYDDATEAAMGKVLESVRHWSDMPIGIQLGHAGRKASTETPWAGGHQLAPDDVHGWQTVGASPIPFHAGDVAPTELDKAGLARVRGAFAAAAVRAARLGLAFVQLHGAHGYLLHQFLSPLSNQRSDEYGGSLENRMRFPLEVFDAVRAAFPVDRPVTMRVSATDWVDGGWDLEQTIAFAKALEARGCDAIHVSTGGLDEHQKIPVGPSYQVPFARGVKEAVDMPVVAVGLITSPEQAEAIVATGEADLIALARTILYDPRWPWHAAAELGGTVHPPKQYLRSQPSRHRHLFDVEGLVEPQAAWRRDEGGAYR
- a CDS encoding LysR family transcriptional regulator, translated to MDNRAGEMEAFMRVVQAGSFAGAARAAGLSPSAISKLVARLEARLGTRLIVRTTRTLQLTPEGEVYHARALRVLADIDEAERLVAHGARSTPSGRLRVSASVSFGVRKVVPLVPDFLALYPRVELDLSLSDSIVDLVDDRADVAIRVGTLPDSGLKARKIGEAGFVVFASPAYLKSHGVPTTPDDLASHNCLAFNLGPAFTSWPFLDPATGQVRQVPIGGNFRANNGETMRRMAMEGVGIARLSSYHVERDIAEGRLISILDAFATGERQATHAVFVGHPHLASRIRAFVDFLVERVPMGEQAA
- a CDS encoding AraC family transcriptional regulator, which encodes MVDPLADVVTLLQPKPTFSKAVSAAGPWRVRRKEAGQPFYCVILDGSSRMQTNGEAPITLEAGDFILIPEALDFTMSGLVEVPDDAPDSLPAAMPDGRFRLGTIDAPADVEYLIGHCAFGSPDADLLVSLLPRIVLVRGERRLATLVELLRDESRAQRPARDVVLAHLLELLFIEALRSTGTAASPGLVRGLTDARLALALRQMHASPEKPWTVVELAKIAALSRSVFFERFSRAVGVAPMEYLLSWRMALARRLLRGKDMGVATVAGRVGYSSASAFSVAFARHVGMPPTQFRDA
- a CDS encoding SDR family oxidoreductase; this encodes MKTVLITGCSSGFGLEIARYFLDRDWHVVATMRTPREDVLPRSDRLRVIALDVTDPASIRRALAGAGPIDVLVNNAGIGMLNALEGTPMDVARDVFETNTLGTIAVTQAFVPQMRERKDGVIVNVTSTVTLRPLHLLSVYTASKAAVNAFSDSLALELEQFNVRVRVVLPGRAPDTRFGENAQPRMAAGFPEPYAELAKNVFASWQGNHPITRSVQVAEAVWLAANDAGSPSHIPAGDDAVALAATD